Proteins encoded within one genomic window of Aphelocoma coerulescens isolate FSJ_1873_10779 chromosome 9, UR_Acoe_1.0, whole genome shotgun sequence:
- the NMUR1 gene encoding neuromedin-U receptor 1, producing MNPYVNCSSSEFPLPQQDFPVEPISPDLSNRIHPETLFDPKDANLTEEQLRDKYLGPRRSNFFVPVCVIYLLIFLVGAVGNTLTCIVILRHRFMRTPTNYYLFSLAVSDLLVLLLGMPLELYDMWSNYPFLLGASGCYFKTLLFEAVCFASILNVTALSVERYIAVVHPLKAKYVVTRNHAKRVIVTIWVLSVVCSIPNTSLHGLQPLYVPGRGWVPDSEICTLVKPRLTYNLIIQITTIIFFFLPMGTISVLYLLIGLQLKKEKMLEALGAKTSSSRSCHNTQGQKKVKRRQVTKMLFVLVVVFGICWAPFHTDRLVWSFVSTWTSNMLHMFQYVHIISGVFFYLSSAANPILYNLMSTRFREMFKEVMCRPGHRPPWARKYSPSVTRTTTRSTECEPVPGTSGLPLSDAEEYELEDMDRGQATTHAVSLC from the exons ATGAATCCCTATGTCAACTGCTCCAGTTCTGAGTTCCCCCTGCCCCAGCAAGACTTCCCTGTGGAGCCCATCAGCCCTGATCTCAGCAACAGGATTCACCCAGAGACCTTGTTCGACCCTAAGGATGCCAACCTGACAGAGGAGCAGCTGCGGGATAAGTACCTGGGACCTCGACGGTCCAACTTCTTTGTGCCAGTCTGTGTCATCTACCTGCTGATCTTCTTGGTGGGGGCTGTGGGCAACACGCTCACCTGCATCGTCATCCTCCGGCACCGGTTCATGAGGACACCCACCAACTACTACCTgttcagcctggctgtgtccgacctgctggtgctgctgctggggatgcCACTGGAGCTGTACGACATGTGGAGCAACTACCCCTTCCTGCtgggggccagcggctgctacTTCAAGACGCTGCTCTTTGAGGCCGTCTGCTTTGCCTCCATCCTCAACGTCACGGCCCTGAGCGTGGAGCGCTACATCGCTGTGGTACACCCGCTCAAAGCCAAGTACGTGGTGACCAGGAACCACGCCAAGAGGGTCATTGTCACCATCTGGGTCTTGTCAGTCGTCTGCTCCATCCCCAACACCAGCCTTCATGGGCTGCAGCCTCTCTACGTGCCAGGACGGGGGTGGGTGCCTGATTCAGAGATCTGCACCCTAGTGAAGCCACGCTTGACCTACAATCTCATCATCCAGATCACCACCATCATCTTCTTCTTCCTGCCCATGGGGACCATCAGTGTCCTCTACCTTCTTATTGGCCTGCAGctcaagaaagaaaagatgctGGAAGCCTTGGGAGCCAAGACCAGCAGCAGCCGCAGCTGCCACAACACCCAGGGGCAGAAGAAAGTCAAGAGGAGGCAGGTCACGAAGATGCTGT TTGTGCTGGTGGTGGTGTTTGGGATCTGCTGGGCTCCCTTCCACACTGACCGCCTTGTCTGGAGTTTTGTCTCCACCTGGACCAGCAACATGCTCCACATGTTCCAGTATGTCCACATCATCTCAGGTGTCTTCTTCTACCTGAGCTCGGCTGCCAACCCCATCCTCTACAACCTGATGTCCACCCGCTTCCGGGAGATGTTCAAGGAGGTGATGTGCCGCCCTGGCCACCGCCCGCCGTGGGCACGGAAGTACTCGCCCAGTGTCACCCGCACGACCACCCGCAGCACCGAGTGCGAGCCCGTGCCCGGCACCAGCGGGCTGCCCCTCTCCGACGCCGAGGAGTACGAGCTGGAGGACATGGACAGGGGCCAGGCCACCACCCACGCAGTGTCCCTCTGCTGA